From Streptomyces sp. NBC_01754, a single genomic window includes:
- the cbiE gene encoding precorrin-6y C5,15-methyltransferase (decarboxylating) subunit CbiE, giving the protein MSDRVTVIGWDGSPLTAAATAALSAATLVAGAAHHLALPQVPDGAERIRLGSVDLAARRIAGHRGSAVVLADGDPGFFGVVRTLRAPEHGLEVEVVPAVSSVATAFARAGMPWDDAQVVVAHPRTLRRAVNVCRAHHKVAVLTSPGAGPAELALLMEGVHRTFVICEELGTARERVTVLTSDKTADHAWRDPNVVIVIGSGPETTATGAWIAGRRPSGPPGTRGWALPAAAYGPRPAAEAEPGEGESSGLRAAQLARLGPRTGDLVWDIGSGSGAFAVDAAGFGAAVLAVDGDPDACARTAAAARTRQVALQVVQGRAPHVLERLPEPDVVRIGGGGVPVVTAVAARRPERVVTHAANRDEAEVLGAAFGENGYAVECALLQSVALDTSAWTERDRSVVFLLSAVRSDLAP; this is encoded by the coding sequence ATGTCCGACCGGGTCACGGTGATCGGCTGGGACGGCTCGCCACTGACCGCAGCGGCCACGGCCGCGCTCTCGGCCGCCACACTCGTCGCCGGAGCCGCCCACCACCTCGCCCTGCCCCAGGTGCCGGACGGCGCGGAGCGGATCCGCCTGGGCAGCGTCGACCTGGCCGCCCGCAGGATCGCCGGCCACCGCGGCAGCGCCGTCGTCCTCGCCGACGGGGACCCCGGCTTCTTCGGTGTCGTACGTACCCTGCGCGCGCCCGAACACGGCCTCGAGGTCGAGGTCGTGCCCGCCGTCTCCTCCGTGGCCACCGCCTTCGCCCGCGCCGGAATGCCCTGGGACGACGCCCAGGTCGTCGTCGCCCACCCCCGCACCCTGCGCCGCGCGGTCAACGTCTGCCGTGCCCACCACAAGGTCGCCGTTCTCACCTCACCCGGCGCCGGACCCGCCGAACTCGCCCTGCTCATGGAGGGCGTCCACCGCACCTTCGTCATCTGCGAGGAACTCGGCACCGCCCGCGAGCGGGTCACCGTCCTCACCTCGGACAAGACCGCGGACCACGCCTGGCGCGACCCCAACGTGGTCATCGTCATCGGCAGCGGCCCCGAGACCACCGCCACCGGAGCCTGGATCGCAGGACGCCGCCCCTCCGGCCCGCCCGGCACACGCGGATGGGCCCTGCCCGCCGCGGCCTACGGGCCCCGTCCGGCCGCCGAGGCCGAGCCCGGCGAGGGCGAGTCGAGCGGACTGCGCGCCGCCCAGCTGGCCCGTCTCGGCCCGCGCACCGGCGACCTCGTCTGGGACATCGGCTCCGGCTCCGGCGCCTTCGCGGTGGACGCGGCCGGCTTCGGCGCGGCGGTCCTGGCCGTCGACGGCGACCCCGACGCGTGCGCCCGTACGGCCGCCGCCGCCCGCACCCGCCAGGTGGCCCTCCAGGTCGTCCAGGGCCGCGCCCCGCACGTGCTGGAACGCCTGCCGGAGCCCGACGTGGTGCGGATCGGGGGCGGCGGCGTACCCGTCGTCACCGCGGTCGCCGCGCGACGGCCGGAACGGGTCGTCACCCACGCCGCGAACCGCGACGAGGCGGAGGTGCTGGGGGCGGCCTTCGGCGAGAACGGTTACGCCGTCGAATGCGCGCTGCTCCAGTCCGTCGCACTGGACACCTCGGCCTGGACGGAGCGCGACCGCTCCGTCGTGTTCCTGCTCTCGGCGGTCCGTTCCGACCTCGCCCCCTGA
- a CDS encoding MetQ/NlpA family ABC transporter substrate-binding protein: MRKNIKLTAAAAATAALALGLGACGTDSDPASKKESGANADTSKALVVAASPTPHADILNYVKKNLADQAGLKLEVKEFTDYVLPNTATENGQVDANFFQHRPYLDDFNEKNGTHIVPVVDVHLEPLGLYSKKVKALEDIKAGQTVAVPNDTTNEGRALQLLAENGLITLKDGVGTNARLSDITDKKGLKFKELEAATVPRALNDVDAAVINGNYAIEADLKPGQDSLALEKAEGNPYANFLAVKEGDEKDARVRKLVKILNSDEVKKYIEDTYQGSVIPAFGAPATS; encoded by the coding sequence GTGCGTAAGAACATCAAGCTCACCGCCGCTGCCGCCGCCACCGCCGCGCTCGCCCTCGGGCTCGGCGCCTGCGGCACCGACTCCGACCCCGCCTCCAAGAAGGAGTCGGGTGCGAACGCCGACACCTCCAAGGCACTGGTCGTCGCCGCGTCCCCGACGCCGCACGCCGACATCCTGAACTACGTCAAGAAGAACCTGGCGGACCAGGCCGGACTCAAGCTGGAGGTGAAGGAGTTCACCGACTACGTCCTGCCGAACACCGCCACCGAGAACGGCCAGGTCGACGCCAACTTCTTCCAGCACCGGCCCTACCTGGACGACTTCAACGAGAAGAACGGCACCCACATCGTCCCGGTCGTCGACGTCCACCTGGAGCCCCTGGGCCTCTACTCCAAGAAGGTCAAGGCGCTCGAGGACATCAAGGCCGGCCAGACCGTCGCCGTGCCCAACGACACCACCAACGAGGGCCGCGCGCTCCAGCTCCTGGCCGAGAACGGGCTGATCACCCTCAAGGACGGCGTGGGCACGAACGCCAGGCTCAGCGACATCACGGACAAGAAGGGCCTGAAGTTCAAGGAGCTGGAGGCCGCCACCGTGCCCCGCGCCCTCAACGACGTCGACGCCGCCGTCATCAACGGCAACTACGCCATCGAGGCCGACCTGAAGCCGGGTCAGGACTCGCTGGCACTGGAGAAGGCCGAGGGCAACCCGTACGCCAACTTCCTCGCCGTCAAGGAGGGCGACGAGAAGGACGCCCGCGTCCGGAAGCTCGTGAAGATCCTCAACTCCGACGAGGTCAAGAAGTACATCGAGGACACCTACCAGGGCTCGGTCATCCCCGCCTTCGGTGCCCCCGCCACCTCCTGA
- a CDS encoding GNAT family N-acetyltransferase produces the protein MTTTFPSISISTDRLVLRPFDMADVPAYIEMMNDEQVVAWTDAPHPYTQVDAERWVRRIAAAERTQGHGIVFAVTEFLTQRLVGSVRLLNTDWRTRATEVRYITAPWARGEGYAAESVLAVAEWLFRDQTFERLELRTPADNTASQQVAQKLGCISEGVLRNARIARTRTDNGTDGGWTDIRTDLIVWGLLPEDLEGVAEQLADAGGYGTYNDWK, from the coding sequence ATGACTACCACCTTCCCGTCCATCTCCATCAGCACGGACAGGTTGGTGCTGCGCCCCTTCGACATGGCCGACGTGCCCGCGTACATCGAGATGATGAACGACGAGCAGGTGGTGGCCTGGACCGACGCCCCCCACCCCTACACCCAGGTCGACGCCGAGCGGTGGGTCCGCCGGATCGCCGCCGCCGAGCGCACCCAGGGCCACGGCATCGTCTTCGCCGTCACCGAGTTCCTCACCCAGCGGCTGGTCGGGTCCGTAAGGCTGCTGAACACCGACTGGCGCACCCGGGCCACCGAGGTCCGCTACATCACCGCCCCGTGGGCGCGCGGCGAGGGATACGCCGCCGAGTCCGTGCTCGCCGTCGCCGAATGGCTCTTCCGCGACCAGACGTTCGAGCGCCTGGAGTTGCGTACCCCCGCCGACAACACCGCCTCCCAGCAGGTCGCGCAGAAGCTGGGCTGCATCAGCGAGGGCGTCCTGCGCAACGCGCGCATAGCGCGGACCCGTACCGACAACGGCACGGACGGCGGCTGGACCGACATCAGGACCGACCTCATCGTGTGGGGACTGCTGCCCGAGGACCTGGAAGGGGTCGCCGAACAACTCGCCGACGCGGGCGGCTACGGCACCTACAACGACTGGAAGTGA
- the cobT gene encoding nicotinate-nucleotide--dimethylbenzimidazole phosphoribosyltransferase has translation MTDTGQIPGEGLPEHAGMVEQPGIPAPDAYTFLDPSEQVPEDDDLLLMPAAQGAWSDAPGEPPAAQPAPQTTPQGQSAGGAYDTGSVDGAPVPAPARTSARVRVPSASDAPARRRPLHRGPVEAPSYGGNATGGVVRSLADRGPAGSPQTPMTARHAGPPTPGPEYLDVRVEGADLLPGPQLGDVPPQGAAPWGAQAPAPAPAPPEAAPRAVAVEESEPTAAAEPVPAAEPLPVPEQAVAAETVVPEPSATAEAAAEPAMPVEAAVSVEPAVSVEPAVPVDPAEQPAVPAVPAEPVGAEEVPAQESAETAPGPAADAPAVLTVQGAAQTPSTETMGGQFVAVSGSVPTGAHLAAPEAAPPPVPEPAPEPEPAPAPVPEPAPVLVAEPAPAPAAVPEPARAVEPVAAAAEPVAAEPAPFVEAAAARAAAEPAPAPEAQRTPAPQAVPETPAPAPTAAQEALPEQGTGPEIIETPEDEAPGAEPSGDEPVGGSTPETRAVAAPVEVPAQQPTTEAVEQGSSEGNPLQETAPEAPEQPAPEQTPEEQPVAEEPSTAEEPPAAEEVPAAEQPAAAEAPAEAEGPVAARQPSADEEAPTSPPAPGYDDAEREAVLRVMRERRDIRNGFRSDPIPHEVLLRVLEAAHTAPSVGHSQPWDFVVIRSAETRRSMHELAQRQRDAYAKSLPKARAKQFKELKIEAILDTPVNIVVTADPTRGGRHTLGRHTQPQMAPYSSALAVENLWLAARAEGLGVGWVSFFDEREMVRELGLPEHLEVVAYLCVGYVDEFPEEPELMQAGWSKRRPLSWVVHEETYGRRALPGEEPHDLLQETIANIRPLDAKALGAAWERQKRMTKPAGALGMLEIISAQLSGLSRMCPPPVPEPAAVAIFAGDHGVHAQGVTAWPQEVTGQMVANFLSGGAVCNAFAAQVGAEVCVVDVGVAAELPASPGLLPRKVRPGTADFTTGPALTREEVLAAIEVGIETARDLVAAGNKALVTGEMGIANTTASAALICVYTGMDPSEVTGRGTGINDEMHARKVDVVRRALELHQPDPADPIGVLAAVGGLEHAAMAGFLLGGASLRTPVILDGVSAGASALVARAIAPEALAACIAGHRSAEPGHVAALNKLGLRPLVDLDLRLGEGTGALLALPIVQSAARAMHEVATFDSAGVTEK, from the coding sequence ATGACTGACACCGGCCAGATCCCGGGCGAGGGACTGCCGGAGCACGCAGGCATGGTGGAGCAGCCGGGCATCCCCGCCCCGGACGCGTACACCTTCCTCGACCCCTCCGAGCAGGTACCCGAGGACGACGACCTCCTGTTGATGCCCGCAGCCCAGGGTGCGTGGAGCGACGCGCCCGGCGAACCACCGGCCGCGCAGCCGGCCCCGCAGACGACCCCGCAGGGGCAGTCCGCCGGCGGTGCGTACGACACGGGCTCGGTCGACGGGGCACCGGTCCCGGCGCCCGCGCGGACGTCCGCCCGGGTGCGGGTGCCGTCCGCCTCGGACGCGCCCGCCCGCCGCCGTCCGCTGCACCGCGGGCCGGTGGAGGCTCCGTCGTACGGCGGGAACGCGACCGGCGGTGTCGTCCGCTCACTGGCGGACCGAGGTCCGGCCGGTTCCCCGCAGACCCCGATGACCGCGCGCCACGCGGGGCCGCCGACGCCGGGCCCCGAATACCTGGACGTCCGGGTGGAGGGCGCCGATCTCCTGCCGGGCCCGCAGTTGGGTGATGTCCCTCCACAGGGGGCGGCTCCGTGGGGCGCGCAGGCGCCGGCACCGGCACCCGCCCCGCCCGAGGCGGCCCCCCGGGCCGTCGCTGTCGAGGAGAGCGAGCCGACGGCTGCTGCCGAACCCGTGCCCGCGGCGGAACCCCTTCCGGTGCCGGAGCAGGCGGTGGCCGCAGAAACGGTCGTCCCGGAGCCGTCCGCGACCGCCGAGGCCGCGGCGGAGCCTGCGATGCCTGTCGAGGCCGCGGTGTCTGTCGAGCCTGCGGTGTCTGTCGAGCCTGCGGTACCTGTCGATCCGGCGGAGCAGCCCGCTGTGCCCGCCGTGCCCGCGGAGCCTGTCGGGGCCGAAGAGGTCCCGGCACAGGAGAGCGCGGAGACGGCGCCCGGGCCTGCCGCGGACGCGCCGGCCGTCCTGACCGTGCAGGGGGCCGCGCAGACCCCCTCGACGGAGACCATGGGTGGTCAGTTCGTCGCGGTGAGCGGATCCGTTCCCACCGGCGCCCACCTCGCCGCTCCGGAAGCCGCTCCTCCTCCCGTGCCGGAACCGGCTCCCGAACCTGAACCCGCCCCGGCCCCCGTGCCGGAGCCTGCCCCCGTACTCGTGGCGGAGCCCGCACCCGCACCCGCAGCCGTGCCGGAACCGGCCCGCGCGGTCGAGCCGGTGGCCGCTGCGGCGGAGCCGGTGGCCGCCGAGCCGGCGCCCTTCGTGGAGGCCGCGGCCGCACGGGCCGCCGCCGAGCCCGCCCCCGCTCCGGAGGCACAGCGGACTCCGGCCCCGCAGGCGGTGCCGGAGACCCCGGCTCCCGCGCCGACGGCGGCCCAGGAGGCGCTGCCGGAACAGGGCACCGGACCCGAGATCATCGAGACGCCGGAAGACGAGGCCCCCGGCGCCGAACCCTCCGGGGACGAGCCGGTGGGCGGATCCACGCCCGAGACGCGGGCAGTCGCCGCCCCCGTCGAGGTACCCGCCCAGCAGCCGACCACGGAGGCGGTCGAGCAGGGCTCCTCCGAGGGCAACCCCCTCCAGGAGACCGCCCCGGAAGCCCCCGAGCAGCCGGCCCCCGAGCAGACGCCGGAGGAGCAGCCGGTCGCCGAGGAGCCGTCCACCGCGGAAGAGCCGCCCGCGGCCGAGGAGGTGCCCGCCGCCGAGCAGCCTGCCGCCGCCGAGGCGCCTGCCGAGGCCGAAGGACCGGTCGCCGCCCGTCAGCCCTCCGCCGACGAGGAGGCACCCACCTCCCCGCCCGCCCCCGGCTACGACGACGCCGAGCGCGAGGCCGTCCTCCGTGTCATGCGCGAGCGCCGCGACATCCGCAACGGCTTCCGCAGCGACCCCATCCCGCACGAGGTGCTGCTCCGGGTCCTGGAGGCCGCGCACACCGCTCCCAGCGTCGGCCACTCGCAGCCCTGGGACTTCGTCGTCATCCGCTCCGCGGAGACCCGCCGCTCCATGCACGAACTGGCCCAGCGCCAGCGCGACGCGTATGCCAAGTCGCTGCCCAAGGCCCGGGCCAAGCAGTTCAAGGAACTGAAGATCGAGGCCATCCTCGACACCCCGGTCAACATCGTCGTCACCGCCGACCCCACCCGGGGCGGCCGGCACACCCTCGGCCGGCACACCCAGCCCCAGATGGCCCCGTACTCCTCCGCGCTCGCCGTCGAGAACCTGTGGCTGGCCGCCCGTGCCGAAGGGCTCGGGGTCGGCTGGGTGAGCTTCTTCGACGAGCGGGAGATGGTCCGCGAACTGGGCCTGCCCGAGCACCTGGAGGTCGTGGCGTACCTGTGTGTCGGCTACGTCGACGAGTTCCCCGAGGAGCCGGAGCTGATGCAGGCGGGCTGGTCCAAGCGCCGCCCGCTGTCCTGGGTCGTGCACGAGGAGACGTACGGCCGCCGCGCCCTGCCCGGTGAGGAGCCGCACGACCTGCTCCAGGAGACCATCGCCAACATCCGCCCGCTGGACGCCAAGGCGCTCGGCGCGGCCTGGGAGCGCCAGAAGCGGATGACGAAGCCCGCGGGCGCGCTCGGCATGCTGGAGATCATCTCCGCCCAGCTGTCCGGGCTCTCCCGGATGTGCCCGCCGCCGGTTCCCGAGCCCGCCGCCGTGGCGATCTTCGCAGGGGACCACGGGGTGCACGCCCAGGGCGTCACCGCCTGGCCGCAGGAGGTCACCGGCCAGATGGTCGCCAACTTCCTGAGCGGGGGGGCCGTCTGCAACGCCTTCGCCGCCCAGGTGGGCGCCGAGGTCTGCGTCGTCGACGTCGGTGTCGCCGCCGAACTCCCGGCGTCTCCCGGACTGCTGCCCCGGAAGGTCCGTCCCGGGACGGCCGACTTCACCACCGGTCCCGCGCTGACCCGCGAGGAGGTGCTCGCGGCGATCGAGGTCGGCATCGAGACCGCCCGCGACCTGGTCGCGGCCGGCAACAAGGCCCTGGTCACCGGCGAGATGGGCATCGCCAACACCACCGCCTCCGCCGCGCTGATCTGCGTCTACACGGGGATGGACCCGTCCGAGGTCACCGGACGAGGCACCGGTATCAACGACGAGATGCACGCCCGCAAGGTGGACGTGGTCCGCCGCGCCCTGGAACTGCACCAGCCCGACCCCGCCGACCCCATCGGGGTGCTGGCCGCCGTCGGCGGTCTGGAGCACGCCGCGATGGCGGGCTTCCTGCTGGGCGGCGCGTCCCTGCGTACGCCGGTGATCCTGGACGGGGTGAGCGCGGGCGCCTCGGCCCTGGTCGCCCGGGCCATCGCCCCCGAGGCGCTCGCCGCCTGCATCGCCGGACACCGCAGCGCCGAACCCGGCCATGTGGCGGCCCTCAACAAGCTCGGCCTGCGCCCGCTCGTGGACCTGGACCTCCGGCTGGGCGAAGGCACCGGCGCCCTGCTGGCGCTGCCCATCGTGCAGAGCGCGGCACGGGCCATGCACGAGGTCGCGACGTTCGACTCGGCGGGCGTGACGGAGAAGTAG
- a CDS encoding methionine ABC transporter permease, whose product MSWTDMQPLLVQGTVDTLYMVLWAALVTVIGGLPLGVLLVLTDKGGLLQNTVVNKVVGVVVNIGRSLPFIILLIAIIPFTTWVVGTFIGPSAMIVPLAVGAIPFFARLVETAVREVDHGLVEAVQSMGGSIPTIVRKVLLPQALPSLVSGVTTTVIVLIGYSAMAGAVGGEGLGSLAITNGFQRFDDRFMLVTVVLLIVIVTVVQLIGDLAVRVLARRGRAAT is encoded by the coding sequence GTGAGCTGGACCGACATGCAGCCGCTGCTCGTCCAAGGCACCGTCGACACCCTCTACATGGTGCTCTGGGCCGCCCTCGTCACCGTGATCGGCGGACTCCCGCTGGGTGTCCTGCTGGTCCTCACCGACAAGGGCGGGCTGCTCCAGAACACCGTGGTGAACAAGGTCGTCGGCGTCGTCGTGAACATCGGCCGCTCGCTGCCCTTCATCATCCTGCTGATCGCCATCATCCCCTTCACCACCTGGGTGGTCGGCACCTTCATCGGCCCGTCCGCGATGATCGTGCCGCTCGCCGTCGGCGCCATCCCCTTCTTCGCCCGGCTCGTCGAGACCGCGGTGCGCGAGGTCGACCACGGTCTCGTCGAGGCCGTCCAGTCCATGGGCGGGTCGATCCCCACCATCGTCCGCAAGGTGCTGCTGCCGCAGGCCCTGCCCTCGCTCGTCTCCGGCGTCACCACCACCGTCATCGTGCTCATCGGCTACTCCGCGATGGCCGGTGCGGTCGGCGGCGAAGGGCTCGGCTCCCTGGCCATCACCAACGGGTTCCAGCGGTTCGACGACCGGTTCATGCTCGTCACCGTCGTGCTGCTGATCGTCATCGTGACCGTGGTCCAGCTCATCGGCGACCTCGCCGTACGCGTGCTGGCCCGCCGGGGCCGCGCCGCCACCTGA